In the Telopea speciosissima isolate NSW1024214 ecotype Mountain lineage chromosome 2, Tspe_v1, whole genome shotgun sequence genome, one interval contains:
- the LOC122649735 gene encoding short-chain dehydrogenase TIC 32, chloroplastic-like isoform X1 — protein MWLGSKGPSGFSPSSTAEKVTQGIDGTGLAAIVTGASSGIGAETARVLALRGVHVVMGVRNMADGRNVKEAIMKEVPTAKVDVMELDLSSMASVRKFASDFHSSGLPLNILINNAGVVVTPFTLSQDNIELHFATNHIGHFLLTNLLLETMKSTAHESKNEGRIVCVSSYGHRSTYPEGIRFDGINDKSGYETWRAYGQSKLANILHANELNQHLKEEGVDITVNSLHPGAIMTNILRDNSLLNGNSFLNGIVRSLAKYLLKNVQQGAATTCYVAMHPQVKGVGGEYFADSNLAKSTSQAKDMELAKKLWEFSMSLIG, from the exons ATGTGGCTTGGCAGCAAAGGGCCCTCTGGGTTCTCACCTAGTTCAACAGCAGAGAAAGTCACCCAAGGAATAGATGGAACTGGTCTCGCTGCCATTGTTACtg GAGCATCGAGTGGTATTGGGGCTGAGACAGCGCGTGTTCTTGCATTGCGTGGAGTTCATGTTGTTATGGGGGTGAGGAACATGGCTGATGGAAGGAATGTTAAAGAAGCAATCATGAAGGAAGTGCCTACTGCTAAAGTGGATGTGATGGAATTGGATCTCAGTTCAATGGCATCTGTGAGGAAATTTGCATCAGATTTCCATTCATCGGGTCTTCCTCTGAACATTCTTAT CAATAATGCAGGAGTTGTTGTTACTCCGTTCACACTTTCACAAGACAACATAGAACTACATTTTGCAACAAACCACATAG GCCATTTTCTTTTGACAAATCTTTTGTTGGAGACAATGAAAAGTACAGCACATGAAAGTAAGAATGAGGGAAGAATTGTTTGTGTTTCATCATATGGTCACCGGAGTACATATCCCGAAGGAATTCGTTTTGATGGAATCAATGATAAATCAGG GTATGAAACTTGGCGCGCATATGGCCAATCAAAGCTTGCGAACATATTGCATGCTAATGAACTTAATCAGCATCTAAAG GAAGAGGGGGTTGACATAACTGTGAATTCACTTCATCCAGGAGCTATCATGACCAATATTCTACGCGATAACAGCCTTTTAAATGGAAACAGCTTTTTAAATG GAATTGTTCGTTCACTTGCGAAATATTTGCTAAAAAATGTTCAGCAG GGTGCTGCAACCACTTGCTATGTGGCTATGCATCCACAAGTCAAGGGGGTCGGTGGTGAGTACTTTGCTGATAGTAACCTAGCTAAATCCACTTCACAAGCTAAGGACATGGAGTTGGCAAAGAAGCTATGGGAATTCAGCATGAGTTTGATTGGTTGA
- the LOC122649735 gene encoding short-chain dehydrogenase TIC 32, chloroplastic-like isoform X2 → MWLGSKGPSGFSPSSTAEKVTQGIDGTGLAAIVTGASSGIGAETARVLALRGVHVVMGVRNMADGRNVKEAIMKEVPTAKVDVMELDLSSMASVRKFASDFHSSGLPLNILINNAGVVVTPFTLSQDNIELHFATNHIGHFLLTNLLLETMKSTAHESKNEGRIVCVSSYGHRSTYPEGIRFDGINDKSGYETWRAYGQSKLANILHANELNQHLKEEGVDITVNSLHPGAIMTNILRDNSLLNGIVRSLAKYLLKNVQQGAATTCYVAMHPQVKGVGGEYFADSNLAKSTSQAKDMELAKKLWEFSMSLIG, encoded by the exons ATGTGGCTTGGCAGCAAAGGGCCCTCTGGGTTCTCACCTAGTTCAACAGCAGAGAAAGTCACCCAAGGAATAGATGGAACTGGTCTCGCTGCCATTGTTACtg GAGCATCGAGTGGTATTGGGGCTGAGACAGCGCGTGTTCTTGCATTGCGTGGAGTTCATGTTGTTATGGGGGTGAGGAACATGGCTGATGGAAGGAATGTTAAAGAAGCAATCATGAAGGAAGTGCCTACTGCTAAAGTGGATGTGATGGAATTGGATCTCAGTTCAATGGCATCTGTGAGGAAATTTGCATCAGATTTCCATTCATCGGGTCTTCCTCTGAACATTCTTAT CAATAATGCAGGAGTTGTTGTTACTCCGTTCACACTTTCACAAGACAACATAGAACTACATTTTGCAACAAACCACATAG GCCATTTTCTTTTGACAAATCTTTTGTTGGAGACAATGAAAAGTACAGCACATGAAAGTAAGAATGAGGGAAGAATTGTTTGTGTTTCATCATATGGTCACCGGAGTACATATCCCGAAGGAATTCGTTTTGATGGAATCAATGATAAATCAGG GTATGAAACTTGGCGCGCATATGGCCAATCAAAGCTTGCGAACATATTGCATGCTAATGAACTTAATCAGCATCTAAAG GAAGAGGGGGTTGACATAACTGTGAATTCACTTCATCCAGGAGCTATCATGACCAATATTCTACGCGATAACAGCCTTTTAAATG GAATTGTTCGTTCACTTGCGAAATATTTGCTAAAAAATGTTCAGCAG GGTGCTGCAACCACTTGCTATGTGGCTATGCATCCACAAGTCAAGGGGGTCGGTGGTGAGTACTTTGCTGATAGTAACCTAGCTAAATCCACTTCACAAGCTAAGGACATGGAGTTGGCAAAGAAGCTATGGGAATTCAGCATGAGTTTGATTGGTTGA